The proteins below come from a single Chryseobacterium bernardetii genomic window:
- a CDS encoding translocation/assembly module TamB domain-containing protein, which yields MKLKINTAKILRRIAITFITILVLLTLLILSLRLPAVQNFIKDRLIVYLEKKIKTKVSLERVYIGFPNSLVMENLYLKGQDVDTLLAVKKLDVGLHMLKLINSTADITSVDMEGTRANVVRKPDGKFNFDYIIDAFATSDKEESPSKPFIISLDKINLKDVGVTFNDQQSKNDINLYFKSFDTRVKKFDLNKNTYAVNDINLDGLKLKLKQGIVEEVSKKVEKKVDSLNEKKPINIGLRGIKLTHFNIDYGDENTKTYAKVLFKELSTKINKLDLENNAFNVGNVFLSGADINANLYLPAQNANPKNKKEPEVSKVSENDKAMNLLLGKLVLNDVKVTYNNTAIAPTKQGIDFNHLNFSKMNMEVRSFKMENNSFAGTVNSAEIQEARGLDIQKFNTDFVYAEKEAYLKDLYLQTPKTLLRDEVILNYNSIDQLTSNLGAVKVSANIKDSKIGFSDILNLVPTLRNTVPFNKYPNAILNVNANVKGSVNDLLIQDLKVSGLDQLRVNASGRVKNAMNPEQLYYDLRIGEFSANAKTIFNLVPKNTIPSNISLPSSFSIKGNAKGTTKIVNTDLNLYSTLGNAAIVANVDMRKKNHELYDVKANLQGIQVGKIIRNKDIGAITAQISAKGESFDFKNANASIKGHVAAATYKGYRYQDMNLTGKINKGAYNFILHSKDPNADLLLTASGMYDEKNPTVKVNGEVIKLDLNKLGFYEKPMILAGKIDGDFTSLDPNNLNGYLNLKNFAFSDTKEVFPVQELRLNASSTKDSTHIIFNSQIADVELKGKYKLTQIFGALTQTINQYYQFQKPDKSQKIDPGQHFTFTAKIKNDDLIRNFVPDLKSFETINLAGNYDADTQKIEIDGQIPQLLYGENTIEKGSLRVTNENQALQYNLNVAALKSSSFSLNKINIDGDVADNTINYNITTKDDKDATQFLIAGNAKSLNDITEVSLNPNGLKLNYTDWNVAENNKIQISSKGILADNFRLSNGGSEIFIQSESESPSSPLNIALKDFKIETITELIKKDTVLARGTINGTAQLRDVMKDMTFTSDLNVSNLIVYGSPVGNLAVKVNNSSPKLLNADIALSGNSNDVRILGDYNTASSSFGLNMAINQLQMKSIQGFSMNAITNTEGYLSGNLKITGTTDQPNILGKVKFNNAGLEIAKTGSDFRKLNDEIDFTNRGIEFNKFKIKDKDGNALVVDGQVLTQTYRDFAFNLNVNARDFKVVNSQKSNDAMMYGVLAIDAGLHIRGNLDLPKVDGKLNVADNTDFTFVLPQSNPSLQERDGIVEFVDQDQVVLNKTIKADSLNTQSRIKGMDVSVNIEVSKEAKLSIVIDKANGDFVQLQGEAELTGGIDPSGKTTLVGIYEVNKGSYDLSVSFLKRKFDIQKGSTITWTGEPTMAIMDITAVYKTEAPPIDLVEQQISTESASIMNQYKQRIPFNTLLKMKGELLKPQLTFDITTEEKNNSISSNVKDVIDQKLAQLRTQESELNKQVFALLLLNRFIGENPFESGAGMSAETMARQSVSKILSQQLNNLAAGLIKGVDLNFGLDSSEDYSTGQKNTRTDLNVDISKKLLNDRLKVTVGSNFGLEGQARQNENMTNIAGNVTVDYSLSKDGRYMLRAYRKDEYQVALQGQIIETGIGFIITLDYDKFREIFQKSKEKKPKKNQNNQVVEFK from the coding sequence TTGAAACTGAAAATCAACACTGCAAAAATTTTAAGGCGTATTGCAATAACCTTTATTACAATATTGGTTCTTCTTACCCTGTTGATATTAAGCTTAAGGCTTCCTGCCGTTCAAAACTTTATCAAAGACAGACTGATCGTTTACCTGGAGAAAAAAATTAAAACCAAAGTAAGTCTGGAAAGAGTCTATATCGGGTTTCCCAATAGTCTTGTAATGGAAAATCTTTATCTTAAAGGACAGGACGTAGACACTCTTTTAGCTGTAAAAAAACTGGATGTAGGCTTGCATATGCTGAAACTCATCAATTCTACAGCAGATATCACTTCCGTAGATATGGAAGGCACCAGGGCGAATGTGGTACGAAAACCGGATGGCAAATTCAATTTCGATTATATCATTGATGCCTTTGCAACCAGTGACAAGGAAGAAAGCCCTTCAAAACCCTTCATTATTTCTCTCGATAAGATCAATTTAAAAGATGTTGGAGTTACTTTCAATGACCAACAGTCGAAGAATGATATTAATTTATATTTTAAATCCTTTGATACCCGGGTAAAGAAATTCGATCTCAACAAAAATACCTATGCTGTTAATGATATTAATCTTGATGGACTAAAATTAAAGCTTAAGCAGGGAATTGTAGAAGAAGTTTCCAAAAAAGTTGAAAAAAAAGTAGATTCTCTTAATGAGAAAAAGCCTATAAATATCGGCTTAAGAGGGATCAAGCTTACTCACTTTAATATTGATTACGGTGATGAAAATACCAAGACTTATGCTAAAGTTCTATTCAAAGAGTTAAGTACAAAAATCAATAAGCTTGACCTGGAAAATAACGCATTCAATGTGGGTAATGTATTTCTTTCCGGAGCAGACATCAATGCTAACCTTTATCTTCCGGCTCAAAATGCCAATCCGAAAAATAAAAAAGAGCCAGAAGTTTCTAAAGTTTCTGAAAATGATAAAGCCATGAACCTCCTTTTAGGAAAACTGGTTTTAAATGATGTAAAAGTTACCTATAACAATACCGCTATTGCTCCTACCAAACAGGGAATAGACTTTAACCACCTTAATTTTTCTAAAATGAATATGGAGGTTAGAAGTTTCAAAATGGAAAACAATTCCTTTGCAGGAACAGTGAATTCTGCTGAAATTCAGGAAGCAAGAGGTCTTGATATCCAGAAATTCAATACAGATTTCGTATATGCTGAAAAAGAAGCCTATCTGAAAGATCTTTACCTTCAGACTCCAAAAACGCTATTACGCGATGAGGTTATTTTAAACTATAACTCTATAGACCAGCTGACTTCCAATTTGGGAGCGGTAAAAGTTTCGGCCAACATCAAGGACTCCAAAATAGGGTTTTCAGATATTTTAAATCTGGTTCCTACTTTAAGAAATACCGTTCCGTTTAATAAATATCCAAACGCTATTCTTAATGTCAATGCAAATGTGAAAGGAAGTGTGAACGACCTTTTAATCCAGGATCTTAAAGTTTCAGGGCTGGATCAGCTGAGAGTAAATGCGTCCGGAAGAGTTAAAAATGCAATGAATCCAGAGCAGCTGTACTACGATTTAAGAATCGGAGAATTTTCTGCTAACGCTAAAACAATTTTTAATTTAGTTCCTAAGAATACCATCCCTTCCAACATTTCCCTTCCATCAAGTTTCAGCATCAAAGGAAATGCAAAGGGAACAACTAAAATTGTAAACACAGACCTTAATCTCTACTCTACCCTTGGAAATGCCGCGATTGTTGCTAATGTGGATATGCGTAAAAAAAATCATGAATTATATGATGTAAAAGCTAATCTTCAGGGAATACAGGTTGGAAAAATCATCCGGAATAAAGATATCGGTGCCATCACTGCCCAGATCTCTGCCAAAGGAGAAAGTTTTGATTTTAAAAATGCTAATGCCAGCATAAAAGGACATGTTGCAGCTGCAACTTACAAAGGATACCGTTATCAGGATATGAACCTGACAGGTAAGATCAACAAAGGGGCTTATAACTTTATCTTACATTCAAAAGATCCGAATGCTGATTTACTATTAACGGCTTCGGGTATGTATGATGAAAAAAATCCAACCGTTAAAGTCAATGGAGAAGTCATCAAGCTGGATCTCAATAAGCTTGGCTTCTATGAAAAACCAATGATCCTTGCCGGAAAAATAGATGGTGACTTTACGAGCCTTGACCCGAATAACCTGAATGGCTATTTAAACCTTAAAAACTTTGCTTTTTCGGATACAAAAGAAGTATTTCCGGTGCAGGAACTTCGCCTAAACGCGTCTTCTACAAAAGATTCTACACACATTATTTTCAACTCTCAGATTGCAGATGTTGAACTGAAGGGTAAATATAAACTGACACAGATCTTTGGGGCTTTAACGCAGACCATTAATCAGTATTATCAGTTCCAGAAACCTGATAAATCTCAAAAAATTGATCCGGGACAGCATTTTACCTTTACAGCAAAGATTAAAAATGATGACCTGATCAGAAATTTTGTTCCGGATCTGAAGAGCTTTGAAACTATTAATCTGGCCGGAAATTATGATGCCGATACTCAAAAAATTGAAATTGACGGTCAGATTCCGCAACTGCTCTATGGTGAAAATACTATTGAAAAAGGGAGTTTAAGAGTCACTAATGAAAATCAGGCTTTACAGTACAATCTGAATGTTGCAGCCTTAAAAAGTTCAAGTTTTTCACTGAATAAAATCAATATTGATGGGGATGTTGCTGATAATACGATCAACTATAATATCACTACAAAAGATGATAAGGATGCCACTCAGTTCCTGATTGCAGGAAATGCAAAATCATTGAATGACATTACAGAAGTATCCCTGAACCCAAATGGTTTAAAACTTAATTATACCGATTGGAATGTTGCTGAAAACAATAAAATTCAGATCAGCAGCAAAGGAATTTTAGCTGATAATTTCAGATTGAGTAATGGAGGAAGTGAAATTTTCATTCAGTCCGAAAGTGAAAGCCCAAGTAGCCCTTTGAACATTGCCCTGAAAGATTTTAAAATTGAAACCATTACAGAACTTATCAAAAAAGATACAGTGCTGGCAAGAGGAACCATCAACGGTACCGCTCAGCTTAGGGATGTGATGAAGGATATGACTTTCACGTCTGATCTCAATGTTTCCAATCTTATTGTCTATGGAAGTCCGGTTGGAAATCTGGCCGTAAAAGTGAACAATTCTTCACCTAAACTCTTAAATGCTGATATTGCCCTTTCCGGAAACAGCAATGATGTAAGAATTCTTGGAGACTATAATACCGCTTCAAGTTCTTTTGGCCTGAATATGGCGATTAACCAGCTGCAGATGAAGAGTATTCAAGGCTTTTCTATGAATGCCATTACAAATACGGAAGGTTATCTTTCCGGAAACCTGAAAATCACCGGAACTACAGACCAGCCGAATATTCTCGGAAAAGTAAAATTCAATAATGCAGGTCTTGAAATTGCAAAAACAGGAAGTGACTTTAGAAAACTGAATGATGAGATTGATTTTACCAACCGTGGTATTGAATTTAACAAGTTCAAAATTAAAGATAAAGATGGAAACGCCCTGGTTGTAGATGGGCAGGTACTTACCCAAACTTATAGAGATTTTGCATTCAATCTTAATGTCAATGCTAGAGATTTCAAAGTGGTCAATTCACAGAAATCAAATGATGCGATGATGTATGGAGTTCTGGCTATTGACGCAGGTCTTCATATCCGGGGAAACCTCGATCTTCCAAAAGTAGACGGAAAACTGAATGTGGCTGATAATACAGATTTCACTTTCGTACTTCCTCAATCTAATCCTTCATTACAGGAAAGAGATGGGATTGTAGAATTTGTGGATCAGGATCAGGTAGTTCTCAATAAAACCATCAAAGCAGATTCTCTTAACACCCAAAGCCGTATCAAAGGGATGGATGTAAGTGTAAACATTGAAGTAAGCAAAGAGGCAAAATTATCAATTGTCATTGATAAAGCAAACGGAGATTTCGTACAACTACAAGGTGAAGCAGAATTAACTGGTGGAATTGATCCTTCTGGAAAAACTACACTGGTAGGGATCTATGAAGTGAATAAAGGAAGTTACGATCTTTCAGTTAGCTTCCTGAAACGGAAGTTCGATATTCAGAAAGGAAGCACTATCACATGGACAGGGGAACCTACAATGGCCATCATGGATATTACAGCAGTGTATAAAACGGAAGCCCCGCCTATTGATCTTGTGGAACAGCAAATTAGTACTGAAAGTGCATCCATCATGAACCAGTACAAACAGAGAATCCCTTTCAACACATTGTTAAAAATGAAAGGTGAACTGTTGAAGCCACAACTGACTTTTGATATCACCACAGAAGAAAAAAACAACTCCATATCATCCAATGTGAAGGATGTTATTGACCAGAAACTGGCCCAGCTGAGAACTCAGGAATCTGAATTGAATAAACAGGTGTTTGCCTTATTGCTTCTGAATCGTTTCATAGGGGAAAATCCATTTGAAAGCGGTGCAGGAATGTCTGCTGAAACCATGGCAAGACAGAGTGTGAGTAAAATTCTTTCTCAGCAGCTGAATAATCTGGCTGCCGGACTTATTAAAGGCGTAGATCTTAATTTCGGTCTGGATTCTTCAGAGGATTATTCCACAGGACAGAAAAATACAAGAACCGACCTGAATGTAGACATCAGTAAAAAGTTATTGAATGACAGACTGAAAGTAACGGTAGGAAGTAATTTCGGATTGGAAGGACAGGCCCGTCAGAACGAAAATATGACGAATATTGCAGGAAATGTAACTGTAGATTATAGTCTTTCAAAAGATGGAAGGTATATGTTAAGGGCTTATCGTAAGGATGAATACCAGGTAGCTCTTCAGGGGCAGATCATAGAAACCGGAATCGGATTTATTATTACGCTGGATTATGACAAATTCCGTGAGATTTTCCAGAAATCCAAAGAGAAAAAGCCTAAAAAGAATCAAAACAATCAAGTGGTAGAATTTAAATAA
- the tamL gene encoding translocation and assembly module lipoprotein TamL, translated as MSNTFPTYCKYLLISGLASAVVSCSNTRFLKENQMLYTGAEVKIESDTISKKEKKDLQAALEANLTPKPNSTFLGMRPKLYFYNIAKEPKKDKGFNYWLKYKMGEKPVLLGDVDREFNKDIIENYSENKGYFNARATYDTVSKNKKAKVIYTLKPGARYLIDGVKFQKDSTLINQEIQNIAGKTLLKNRRPFDLDVIKAERERIDNNLKERGFYYFHPDNIIVQADSTVSKNHKVELNVKLKDNTPPLATQQFSIDKVVVFPNYNIQDVKEGKYSVPMNKDSLSKYAFDDIYVIDPQHKFKPKIFDRALYFKKGDLYNRSNHNLTLNRLISLGVFKFVKNEFVTSDSLNHKFDAYYLLTPRQIQSLRLEALGRTNSASYAGSELNLNWTHRNIFRGAEQFKASIYGAFDFQMGGAQDANNIFRAGTNVQLSIPRIVAPFRFHSSSEFVPRTNITLGYEFQNRTKYYTLNNFTASFGYLWKENARKEHELKVIDITLVSPEKVTEEYREKSKNNPAMKRIVAKQLIFGPTYSYTYTNTMLPKKNTFYYKGTLDLAGNITGLVTGANVKEGKEKKIFGIPFSQYAKIENDFRFYHKFTEKSSLATRLIAGIAYPYGNSEFVPFSKQFFSGGSNSIRAFRARSLGPGSFDPRTIDPGTYFDQSGDIKLELNAEYRANLYKFLNAAVFVDAGNIWLLNSDPNRPGAKFSKDFLDEIAVGAGVGLRLDFSILVLRLDLAMPLRVPYYEKGDRWAFDKINFGDPSWRKDNLVLNIAIGYPF; from the coding sequence ATGAGTAATACATTTCCAACATACTGTAAATATCTGTTGATTTCCGGATTAGCTTCGGCAGTAGTTTCCTGCAGCAACACCAGGTTTTTGAAGGAAAACCAGATGCTGTATACAGGCGCTGAAGTAAAAATTGAAAGTGACACGATTTCCAAAAAAGAAAAAAAGGATCTTCAGGCCGCTTTAGAAGCCAACCTTACTCCTAAACCGAACTCTACTTTTTTAGGAATGCGCCCAAAACTTTATTTCTACAATATTGCAAAAGAGCCTAAAAAAGATAAAGGCTTCAATTACTGGCTTAAATATAAAATGGGTGAAAAACCTGTGTTATTGGGAGATGTGGACCGGGAATTCAATAAAGATATTATTGAAAATTATTCTGAAAACAAAGGATATTTCAATGCAAGAGCCACTTATGACACGGTTTCAAAAAATAAAAAAGCAAAGGTCATTTATACCTTAAAACCCGGTGCGAGATATTTAATTGATGGAGTGAAGTTTCAGAAAGACTCAACACTTATTAACCAGGAAATTCAGAATATAGCTGGAAAAACACTTCTTAAAAACAGAAGACCGTTTGATCTGGATGTTATTAAAGCAGAAAGGGAAAGAATTGATAACAACTTAAAAGAAAGAGGATTTTATTATTTCCATCCTGATAATATCATTGTACAGGCAGACAGTACAGTTAGTAAAAACCATAAAGTAGAACTGAATGTAAAGTTAAAGGATAATACTCCACCTTTAGCCACTCAACAGTTCAGTATTGATAAAGTGGTGGTATTTCCGAATTACAATATTCAGGATGTAAAAGAAGGAAAATACAGTGTTCCGATGAATAAGGACTCTTTAAGTAAATATGCATTTGACGATATTTACGTTATTGATCCACAGCATAAATTTAAACCGAAGATCTTCGACAGGGCTTTGTACTTTAAAAAGGGAGATCTTTACAACCGTTCCAATCATAATCTTACCCTGAACCGGTTAATCAGCTTAGGAGTATTCAAATTTGTAAAAAATGAGTTTGTGACTTCAGATTCTTTGAACCATAAATTTGATGCTTATTATTTATTAACGCCGAGACAAATTCAGTCTTTAAGACTTGAAGCATTGGGACGAACAAACTCAGCCAGCTATGCTGGTAGTGAGCTTAACCTGAACTGGACGCACAGAAATATCTTCAGAGGAGCAGAACAATTTAAAGCATCAATCTACGGTGCTTTCGACTTCCAGATGGGTGGTGCCCAGGATGCCAATAATATTTTCCGTGCCGGAACCAATGTTCAGCTTTCTATTCCGAGAATTGTAGCTCCGTTCCGTTTTCATTCTTCCAGTGAGTTTGTTCCAAGGACAAATATTACATTGGGGTATGAATTCCAGAACAGGACAAAATATTATACACTTAATAATTTCACAGCTTCATTCGGATATTTATGGAAAGAAAATGCCCGAAAAGAGCATGAGCTGAAAGTCATTGATATCACTTTGGTTTCTCCGGAAAAAGTGACTGAAGAATATAGAGAAAAGTCTAAAAATAATCCTGCTATGAAACGTATTGTAGCGAAGCAGCTTATTTTTGGCCCTACCTACTCTTACACGTACACCAATACCATGCTGCCGAAAAAGAATACCTTCTATTATAAAGGAACTCTTGATCTTGCAGGAAATATCACGGGACTGGTTACCGGGGCTAATGTAAAAGAAGGCAAAGAGAAAAAGATCTTTGGAATCCCTTTCAGCCAATATGCTAAAATTGAAAATGATTTCAGATTTTACCATAAGTTTACGGAAAAATCATCACTGGCAACAAGGCTTATTGCAGGAATTGCTTATCCCTACGGAAACTCAGAATTTGTCCCTTTCTCCAAACAATTTTTCTCAGGGGGAAGCAACAGCATTAGAGCCTTCCGCGCAAGAAGCTTGGGGCCGGGAAGTTTTGATCCCAGGACAATAGACCCGGGAACTTATTTTGACCAGTCCGGAGATATTAAGCTGGAATTAAATGCTGAGTATCGCGCCAACTTATATAAATTTTTAAATGCAGCAGTATTTGTAGATGCAGGAAATATCTGGTTACTGAATAGCGATCCCAACCGACCTGGAGCTAAATTTTCAAAAGATTTTCTGGATGAAATTGCAGTAGGAGCCGGAGTTGGCCTAAGACTTGATTTTTCTATACTGGTCTTAAGGCTGGACTTAGCAATGCCACTGAGAGTACCTTATTATGAAAAAGGAGACAGATGGGCCTTTGATAAGATCAATTTCGGAGACCCAAGCTGGAGAAAAGACAATCTTGTATTAAATATTGCCATCGGATATCCTTTCTAA